CTTGTGTGCTTTTCAAGTATCAAGGCAAATAAAATTGCATCGTCTAATTAATAAAATTGCCATGATGTATTTTCTGAGCATCATAGCAaataaaattgccatggtctaaTTAATAAAATCGCCATGATGTGTTTTTCGAGCACCATGGAAAAAGTTGAGCTAGTTTTTATTCATTATGGAAATTTTCAAAGAACAAATCACCTGGTTTTGCCATGTGCCGAACGCAATTTACTACATTTTACATCTTAGTTAAAGATCAAATCCTCTAAAAAAATTCATGTACCCACTTACAAATTTCAAAAACATGCCTTTTATTCCGGAACAAAATCCCTAACTTTTGCCATGTGCCCATGGAAAATTCCTAAAATTTCCATATTTTCAAAGAAACAAATCCCTAACTTTGTCATGTGTCCTTCACAAACTTGCAaaagttgccatgtgtttttgtAGAGAAGAAAATTCCTAAAACTTGTCATGTGCAATTTTTTTATTATAGGTAGCATGGCATTTTTATTACTCAGACCATGTCAACTTATCAATTATATGATGGTAGTTTTATTGTAGGTAGCATGGCAGTTTTTATTATTCAGACCATGGAAAATTTATTAATTAACCATGGTAGTTTATTGTAGGTCGCATGGAAATTTTATTATTCAGACCATGTCAATTTAATTTAGTTAAACCATGGATTTTTTTAATTAGACCATCGTAGTTTAACTGTAGGCAGCATGTTAATTTTGGAAATGTTTCTAATTTGTCACATGGCAATTTAagatatttttttcatttttccaGGTAAAATCGGTTCCACACCGCAATTTTTTGTATGGCAAACATATTGTTTGGACCATCGCAAAATTTATTTTCCACACCGCAATTTTAATTGCACACACCAGGACATTTTTATTGTAAACATAGCCATTTGTAAATTATTATTTTGGACCATGGCAAATTCATTGTTTACACCATGACAACTTTATTCAACAAACCATAGGGAAAAAATTGGGTATCATGGCAAATATTATTGATAATACCATGGCAAACATGTTTTGAAGATTCCATGGCAAAATATTTGAAGATACCATGGCAATTTATGACTTTTTAAATTTTTTCCTTTAATCTTGTTCGCGATTATCTTTTTTATGAAATGGATTTTTTGTTAAATCTGGCTATGTGATGGAAACAAATAATTTTCAAAATTTGCAATGCTTTTTGGGGAACAATTTCTCCTTTTTAATTTTCCACGTGGCCATTACATTTTCTAAATTCTTGCCATAATTTATTAGTGGATGAAATTTTATAGAGTATAGCATGGCCATTTTTATAACTTAGAGCATGTCAAATGTAAATTTATGTTTTTATATGCATTTTTGTGTATCTGGACTATTTTTTTTATGGAAAGTTGATTCCGAAAAATGAGGTAATTGTGCCTACCCACTGTTTCCTGCATGCTTCATGGTCCGGGGGTCGCGCTGAACCCCTCAATTATCTTGTGATTAATTCATATTCCGGTTCTTTAATTGCTTGCAAGAATTTGAATCTCATTGTTCAGGTGAACATCTATCGGAGATCGGCTGCAATCATCTATGCATCGTTTTAATGTTAAAAGCTGAAGAAAAAACTTCATGGGGGACTACAGTGTTTGACTTTGTGACATCAACAATATAAAATTGAATTTTCCGAATGAAAGATGGCGCTATTTCTTGGGGTTCAAGAATTGTAACCCATCGGTTTTTTAAATAATCACCAGAAAAAAACACTTGGCTGTGGCTCTCATTCTTTGATCAAAACAACTGTAGGATACCATTTCACTTAGTCAAGAGAGATAAGAGTAGAGAGCCTGAACTAGGAAGTACCATTCATCATCAAAAGTGGCATTCTGCTTGCGAGCTCAATTGCTTTCTTATGAACAATAAAAtctaaataaaagaaaaaaaataaaaataaactgaATTTTCAAGCAACAAACATTAACGAAATTTCTACAAACATACAAATTTCCGTGAAGTAAAAAAACATTCCTAATGCTCTAGGCAAAATCAAATCATTTGTCTAAAATGCTTTCAAAGTATTCCTTTTTTAGAGCATCGATTTTGTTTGTTTTTATAGAGCATTTAGGAATGTTTTTCTTTCATCAAAATTTGTACACATGTAGACAATTTGTCAATGTTTGTGATCAAAAAATTACAAATAGTTTTGATATTGTTAACTATTACTTTTGGTTTTGTCGTTCTTGAGTAAGCATTTGAGCTTGCGAGGAGAAACTTCATGTCTCCATCATTAactttttcctctttttttcttgGCTCTCTCCATGTAGTGAAAAGTGGCCATgtctatatactccctccgttcctaaatatacgGTGTATAGCTTTTGGCACGGAAATTAAAGAACACACGTGGAGAGAAAATTTCACAAGTTTTGGCCGAGATTACACCTTACTAATTGACATAAGAAAATAGAGGAGCGTGcctgatataaggaaatgtaatcAAATCCTAAAAAACTTATCTAAATGAGTGGTGCAAcgcaatacaccttatatttcagattttttttcaaaaatctaTACACCTAATGccaaggaacggagggagtactatacttgTTCTAACTTGTTTTTGGAACCAACAACCTTACTGTTATTATTTTAAAAGGAAACAGTTGGAAAGTTTTTTCAAATTAATGTTCTTCGAAAAGTTCCCGCAAAAAAAATGTTCTTCGAAAAGGATAAACATATTTCCTCGTCCGAGGCCGACGCCGTCCCCAGTGACTGGCATGTGGGCCCAAGGAGAGCTGGTCGTTCGGCTCTGCTGTTTTCTCGGCCCCATGGTACGGCCTCGCTGAGCTGTGACTTGtgagccggccggccggccggccccGCCTGCTGTCGTTTTGGGTTTGCGTGCGACTTCGGGGTGTTGTCTGGTGCACCAGAGAACAAAAACGCATGCGCGCCAGCCAAACCGACACGCCAATCCTCACGGCAGCATGCAAACGCCACGTACCAGCCACGCGCGCGCGCACAGCCCACCCACGCTGCCACGAACGCATGAATACGAACGAACGATAAACGCCTTCGTCGTCACCGCAGGTAGCTCCACCCAGACCCAGCTCACAGATTCACCGCAGGTAGCTCTACCATCCAGCTCGAGCCAGAAAGAGCACACATACATGGCGCACACgacgcagcaggagcgggacgcGACGACAAGGGAGCTGCTGCGGCAGCTGGTGGCGCTCAAGAGCACGGCGCGCACGCCGGTGCAGGAGGCGATCTCCAGGGAGCTGCTGCAGCCGCTGCTGGAGTTTCACCCGCTGCTCGCCAGGACGACGGCGGTGATCGAGAGGGGCGCCGCGGCGGTGGCGCGCGAGCAGGGTAAGCAAGTCCTCCTTCTGAGATTCCTCTGTTTCCTGATCGGTTCATTGTTATCTTAGTCTATGATATGTTATGTGCGTTGTGCATCCAGAGCTGCTGGCGGAGCTGGGGATGGCGATGCAGCTGCCGGAGTCGGCGTCGGTGCCGGAGCTCCGCGCGCGCCTGCTCAGGGAGGCCGGGCTCGCCGCCGTGGAGGCCGAGCTCGCCCTCAGGGAGACCAGGCTCGCCCTTAGGGAGCAGGAGACGCGGCTCGATTTCTTGGAATCCGTCTTGCAGTCCTGGGAAAGGACCGAACCGAGCCGGGAAGAAGCAGCGAACGCACCATTAACCGCTACTCCCTCTATaaaataatataagagtgtttagatcactaaaatagtgatctaaacgcttttatattagtttacggagagAGTACTAGGTAGTTCAGACATTGAGCGGGAGTCTGAACGTAGGACGTAGCAACAGCAGAAGCTAGTGTTAGATCCATCTTTCCTTTTTTTTTTAGTTGAGATGTAATGGAATGGAAACATCCCTGAATGTCATAACAAGGGAGCACCTAGTGAACAGTTAGATGAAAAGTAGAACGAGTTCCGGTcgattttttttgaaacggaggcaaagaTTGCCTCATCTATTAATTAAGCAGAAGAGAATTGCCCAATTAATTACGGAAAACCGGGCGAAAACCAGAACAACAAGGGCCAAGTCCACCCCCAAAGACCAACACACAGGGCAAGCGCCAAGTCCACCCCCAAAAGACCAACACACAGGGCAAAGCCCacccacgaccaatgccgatggCAATCACGTCGCCCACACGACACAAGGTCCATGTCTTCGAAGCTGCAAATCTCTCAAGGCTGCCGGCTCGACATCCACTGCACCCTGCGCACTCAACCGACACCGTCTTTCGAGGCCGCCGCCCCGACATGCCACCGCTCATCCTCGAGCAGCAATGCCGCACGATGTAGCTGCTCGCAGCCCACACTGCTTAGTACAGCTGCACGCAGACCACGAACGCCGCACCACATCTGGGGCCGCTGCCCCGGCATACCTACCCTCGCCCTTGAGAAGCAACGTCGCACAATACAGCTACCCGAAGGACAACTGCACGCACACCACGAACGCCGCACCACATTGAGGCCGCTGCCCTGACGTAAAGTCAGACCGCCCCCTCTGGGACGCATCGACCGGGCCGACACCCCCACTGCCCAAGCGGGACAAGAATGCCACCCAACCAATCTCGAACAAGAGCCTCACCTCATAGAGCTGCCACTCGCATTGTTCCCGAGATCGCCATCTCGACGCACAAACAGAAACCATCCAGAGCCGCCGCCCCGTGTCCCCGACGATGAAGAGATCCGTGCACACTACAACATGCTGACTCTTCAAGGCGGTGCCTCAAAGAAGGAAACGACGTAGCCGCCATCATCGCCCGCTTCGAACATCCGAAGCTAGGGATTTCTCCTGGAGAGTCGTGTAATGGAGCTCCACGACAACGCCTTAAAGAAGGGGAGCGACACCATGCATGGTGCCGCTGTTACCGGCACCGACCCAAGGTCGGGGCTAGACTTTTGCCCGGAGCTCCATCACGCCTCCGAATCCGAGCAAATCCGAAGCACTGCACAGCACACAATCCCCACGGTCGACGTCCACCGGCTCTCAGTGACTTGCCAGCCGTAGCACTTCCCGCTTCGTCGGCGGAACCACCACCACTCGCGTGGATCCTCGAAGTAGGAACAAGATCCACGCACGACGACCAATCCGCCGGCAAGATCCGGTGGCGCCAGgcccggggccgccgccccggcatccTCCAATCCCCTCGGACGAATCAGGCCCTTGGCACCACACGAAACCGCCGCCGAAGGAGCAGCATAGCCCACGAGCGCCGCCAGGCCAGACCCGCCGCACCTCCCAAGCCCCTTGCACGCCGTGGAGCGGAGCACCCGTGCACCCGAGGCCGTGGAGCAGAGCACCCAAGCAGCCCTGCAGCAGAGCACCGCTGGACCACCAAAGCCGCCCAAGCCCCCACGCACGACCGGCGCGCCCTCGCCTCGACGAGCACACCGCATGGCCTCGCCGTCATGCCCCTGCGCGCTCCCCTCCATGCACCCGCTCAGATCCGCGCTCCCCAACACCGCGCGCGACGCGCCGCCGTGCGTAGATCCGCGCCGGCCGGCCCCGATGCGCATCCACCCCGCCCTCGCGCTGCCTCGCCACGCCGCCTCGAGCCAGCGtagccgccgcccgagctcccGCCGAAGAGGACggcccgcgccgcgccgccccgaACGGAAGGAGGAAAGGGCCCCGCTGCCGCCGAGCCGCCCGGCGACGCCGTCCGGCGGCAGCGAAGGGAGGTGGCGGTGGTGGGTGCGGCGCTGCTGGCGGCTAGGGTTCGCTCCCGGCCGCCCGCGGGAGCGACCAGGAAGCGGGTAATTCTGTGAAGGTTGTTCCGGTCGATTTTAACTGCAGTGGCTTGAGCAGTTGGATGTCGGCAATGGTCATCCCATTTTGTTCCTCCTCTAGCTATCTT
This sequence is a window from Aegilops tauschii subsp. strangulata cultivar AL8/78 chromosome 7, Aet v6.0, whole genome shotgun sequence. Protein-coding genes within it:
- the LOC109782781 gene encoding uncharacterized protein, which produces MAHTTQQERDATTRELLRQLVALKSTARTPVQEAISRELLQPLLEFHPLLARTTAVIERGAAAVAREQELLAELGMAMQLPESASVPELRARLLREAGLAAVEAELALRETRLALREQETRLDFLESVLQSWERTEPSREEAANAPLTATPSIK